From the Microbacterium thalassium genome, one window contains:
- a CDS encoding Tat pathway signal sequence domain protein, which yields MAGPEPIDIPLRWIDDAAPPRLPLGATFGVPLPRGEVTDPGTLSVVADDGTAVASQTWPLATWPDGSAKWAGVALAATDRPVEAYRVLRAESAPDAAALSARIDVTESDDAVAVSTGPLSVEIPRSGDRLVSSVAVGGTVVAVDGRLVSSRQDRPEPDHAGRSPAVGVVESVAVEQSGPVRAVVRIEGAHRDETGRTWLPFTVRLVFAAGARTFRLVHTFVWDGDPERDFLTSLGLRFRVPLRAASVDRHIRFAGADGGVMREAVRGVTGLRRDPGSAVREAQLEGRATPPAETWESGVADLLRWVPQWPDYTLRQLSPNAFSIAKRTAPNRSWVHVAHGTRSDGYVYLGDPAGGLGVGLSGFWQSAPTGLDIRDAHRHEGELTVWLWAPDAPPMDVRFYHDGLGEDTYVEQLEALEITYEDYEDDLGSATGVARTHEIEITGYAATPGLDELASDIAHVARGPRLCATPDALHTAGVFGDWDLVARDSAPRAALEERLDQIVDFYLGQVEQRGWYGFWDYGDVMHTYDDDRHVWRYDIGGYAWDNSELATDLWLWTTFLRTGRADVFRMAEAMARHTGDVDAYHSGPLAGFGSRHNVQHWGCGCKQPRIGSATFRRPHYYLTADEHSRDLLVAQRDTDQAYRGIDPWRKARPDEFPPPAPRLDRIMVGLGTEWGTLAAGWLADWEITGNEHSRDRLLNTMADIGSWPRGFLHGHARYDLERGRLVEPYDGVDVSHLNAIFGLVELCAELVELVDVPGFRDAWLDYCRLYISTPERQRAELGQEIRGNLFPQWHSRLTAYAAAHDGDHEAADRAWAAFFAGGEVTPVDLGPGRRVTPPEVLAPVDELPISTNDAAQSSLATIQNLALIGDRLR from the coding sequence ATGGCCGGTCCCGAGCCGATCGACATCCCGCTGCGGTGGATCGACGATGCGGCGCCGCCGCGCCTGCCGCTCGGCGCCACTTTCGGCGTCCCGCTGCCGCGCGGAGAGGTGACCGACCCGGGCACGCTCTCGGTGGTCGCCGACGACGGAACGGCGGTCGCGTCTCAGACATGGCCGCTGGCGACGTGGCCCGACGGATCGGCGAAATGGGCGGGGGTGGCGCTGGCCGCGACGGACCGGCCGGTCGAGGCATACCGGGTGCTCCGTGCCGAGAGCGCACCGGACGCGGCGGCGCTGTCTGCCCGCATCGACGTCACCGAGAGCGACGACGCGGTCGCCGTCTCGACCGGTCCGCTCTCCGTCGAGATCCCGCGCTCCGGTGATCGCCTCGTCTCGTCGGTCGCGGTGGGCGGCACGGTCGTCGCGGTCGACGGGCGCCTCGTCTCGAGCAGGCAGGATCGACCCGAGCCGGATCACGCCGGACGTTCACCCGCCGTGGGTGTGGTCGAGTCGGTCGCGGTCGAGCAGTCGGGACCCGTCCGAGCGGTGGTCCGCATCGAGGGCGCGCACCGTGACGAGACCGGCCGGACGTGGCTCCCCTTCACGGTGCGCCTTGTCTTCGCCGCCGGCGCGCGGACATTCCGTCTCGTGCATACGTTCGTATGGGACGGCGATCCCGAGCGCGACTTCCTGACTTCGCTGGGTCTGCGGTTCCGGGTGCCCCTGCGCGCGGCATCCGTCGATCGCCACATCCGCTTCGCCGGTGCCGACGGCGGCGTGATGCGCGAGGCCGTGCGAGGCGTGACGGGTCTGCGCCGCGACCCCGGCTCGGCCGTGCGGGAGGCACAGCTCGAAGGCCGCGCGACACCACCGGCCGAGACATGGGAGAGCGGCGTCGCCGACCTCCTGCGGTGGGTGCCGCAATGGCCCGACTACACGCTGCGCCAGCTGTCGCCGAACGCGTTCTCGATCGCGAAGCGCACGGCTCCGAACCGTTCGTGGGTGCACGTCGCGCACGGGACGCGCTCGGACGGGTACGTCTACCTCGGCGACCCCGCCGGCGGGCTGGGCGTGGGTCTCTCCGGCTTCTGGCAGTCCGCGCCCACCGGGCTCGACATCCGCGACGCCCACCGCCATGAGGGTGAGCTCACGGTGTGGCTGTGGGCGCCGGACGCCCCGCCCATGGACGTGCGGTTCTACCACGACGGCCTCGGCGAGGACACGTACGTCGAGCAGCTCGAGGCGCTCGAGATCACGTACGAGGACTACGAGGACGACCTCGGCAGCGCCACGGGCGTCGCACGCACACACGAGATCGAGATCACCGGGTACGCGGCAACCCCGGGCCTCGACGAGCTCGCATCCGACATCGCGCACGTCGCGCGTGGTCCGCGGCTGTGCGCGACGCCCGACGCCTTGCACACGGCGGGCGTCTTCGGTGACTGGGACCTCGTCGCGCGCGACAGCGCACCGAGGGCGGCGCTCGAGGAGCGCCTGGATCAGATCGTCGACTTCTACCTCGGTCAGGTCGAGCAGCGAGGCTGGTACGGGTTCTGGGACTACGGCGACGTCATGCACACGTACGACGACGACCGGCACGTGTGGCGCTACGACATCGGCGGGTACGCGTGGGACAACTCCGAACTCGCGACCGATCTGTGGCTGTGGACGACGTTCCTGCGCACCGGCCGAGCGGACGTCTTCCGCATGGCCGAGGCGATGGCGCGACATACCGGCGACGTCGACGCGTACCACTCGGGTCCTCTGGCGGGCTTCGGGTCGCGGCACAACGTGCAGCACTGGGGCTGCGGCTGCAAGCAGCCCCGCATCGGCTCGGCGACGTTCCGCCGGCCGCACTACTATCTGACCGCCGACGAGCACTCTCGTGACCTGCTGGTGGCCCAGCGCGACACCGATCAGGCGTATCGGGGCATCGACCCGTGGCGGAAGGCCCGACCCGACGAGTTCCCGCCGCCCGCCCCGCGGCTCGACCGCATCATGGTGGGGCTCGGCACCGAGTGGGGCACGCTCGCCGCCGGATGGCTCGCCGATTGGGAGATCACGGGGAACGAGCACTCGCGTGACCGGCTGCTCAACACGATGGCCGACATCGGGTCGTGGCCGCGCGGCTTCCTGCACGGCCACGCCCGCTACGATCTCGAGCGCGGCCGCCTCGTCGAGCCGTACGACGGCGTCGACGTGTCGCACCTGAACGCGATCTTCGGGCTCGTCGAGCTGTGCGCCGAGTTGGTCGAACTCGTGGACGTGCCCGGCTTCCGCGACGCGTGGCTGGACTACTGCCGCCTCTACATCTCGACACCCGAGCGGCAGCGGGCCGAGCTCGGCCAGGAGATCCGGGGGAATCTCTTCCCCCAGTGGCACTCGCGCCTCACCGCCTACGCCGCTGCGCACGACGGCGACCACGAGGCCGCGGACCGCGCCTGGGCGGCGTTCTTCGCCGGCGGCGAGGTCACGCCCGTCGACCTCGGGCCCGGCCGCCGCGTGACGCCGCCCGAGGTCCTCGCCCCGGTGGACGAGCTGCCCATCAGCACGAACGACGCCGCGCAGAGCTCGCTCGCCACCATCCAGAACCTCGCTCTGATCGGAGACCGCCTGCGATGA
- a CDS encoding Gfo/Idh/MocA family protein, producing MTESRELTVAVVGLGFGRSHIVDALRLEGKARLAAIVDLVAPRENPRYLPGDERDAVYATPHFASLDELFSHAVPDIVAIATPIHTHTEMARSALAAGAHVLLEKPPTATLAEHAELTRLAEAAGRAVQVGFQARGSTALPAVRALIDEGAIGEVRGIGAVGLWVRDRAYYERARWAGHRELDGTIVMDGAMTNPFAHAVDAALALDGCFTAEDVLDVEIDAWHAHPIETDDTSSLVASTVNGTHVAAALTVCAAEEVESPVITVHGTAGALRLHYAVDLLEIVGADGSVRTETYTRTSMLENLIDHLRDGAPLHCPLASTGAFMRVLEEIRTGPDARAIPAEFVRWTGDGSAARPIVADVDEWCERAAATGQTFTGVGAPWASGA from the coding sequence ATGACCGAATCCCGCGAATTGACCGTGGCCGTCGTCGGCCTCGGCTTCGGCCGCAGCCACATCGTCGACGCCCTGCGGCTGGAGGGGAAGGCGCGTCTGGCCGCGATCGTCGACCTCGTCGCACCGCGCGAGAACCCGCGCTACCTTCCCGGCGACGAGCGGGACGCCGTCTACGCGACGCCGCACTTCGCGTCCCTCGACGAGCTGTTCTCGCACGCCGTCCCCGACATCGTCGCGATCGCGACGCCGATCCACACGCACACCGAGATGGCGCGGAGCGCGCTCGCCGCCGGCGCCCACGTGCTCCTCGAGAAGCCGCCCACGGCGACGCTCGCCGAGCACGCCGAGCTGACGAGGCTCGCCGAGGCTGCCGGGCGAGCCGTGCAGGTCGGCTTCCAGGCGCGGGGCAGCACAGCCCTTCCGGCGGTGCGTGCGCTGATCGACGAGGGGGCGATCGGCGAGGTGCGCGGCATCGGCGCCGTCGGTCTGTGGGTGCGAGATCGCGCGTACTACGAGCGCGCCCGGTGGGCCGGTCACCGCGAACTCGACGGCACGATCGTCATGGACGGAGCCATGACGAACCCGTTCGCGCACGCGGTCGACGCCGCCCTCGCGCTCGACGGCTGCTTCACGGCGGAGGATGTCCTCGACGTCGAGATCGACGCGTGGCACGCGCATCCGATCGAGACCGACGACACCTCGTCGCTGGTCGCCTCGACGGTGAACGGCACGCACGTGGCCGCCGCTCTCACGGTGTGCGCCGCCGAGGAGGTCGAGTCCCCGGTGATCACTGTCCACGGGACCGCCGGCGCGCTGCGCCTGCACTACGCCGTCGATCTGCTCGAGATCGTCGGCGCCGACGGCTCCGTCCGCACGGAGACCTACACGCGCACGTCCATGCTCGAGAACCTCATCGACCACCTGCGCGACGGCGCCCCGCTGCACTGCCCGCTCGCCTCGACGGGCGCGTTCATGCGCGTGCTCGAAGAGATCCGGACGGGTCCGGACGCCCGCGCGATCCCCGCGGAGTTCGTGCGCTGGACGGGCGACGGGTCGGCTGCCCGACCGATCGTCGCCGATGTCGACGAGTGGTGCGAGCGGGCCGCGGCGACCGGCCAGACGTTCACCGGCGTCGGGGCCCCCTGGGCATCGGGCGCCTAG
- a CDS encoding carbohydrate ABC transporter permease gives MAIIEEDLTTRAVVQKTATPSERKRKHNRVDGKHAGVGTYILVILAVALFGIPFLWIVLASIATPTQFSQGAEGLLNIQPTIDNFVEAVTRINFGAYAMNSLILATISSVLGTAASATVGFAFARLRGKGQNVLFTIVVATMMIPHIALLIPTYMMFSRVGLVGTYWPWVLWGLSGTPYLIFLFRQFFTAIPLELEDAAIIDGCGWVRTYVQIFLPLAKPVLLTSLILSFTWAWGDYLAPALLLNYDNTTLAVATAAGYIDPRGNGLPTIQAAGALLYLMPVVVLFLFAQKQFMGSSVGSGVKG, from the coding sequence ATGGCAATCATCGAAGAAGACCTCACCACGAGGGCGGTCGTGCAGAAGACCGCGACGCCGAGTGAGCGAAAGCGCAAGCACAACCGTGTCGACGGCAAGCACGCCGGCGTCGGCACCTACATCCTGGTGATCCTCGCGGTCGCGCTGTTCGGCATCCCGTTCCTGTGGATCGTGCTGGCGTCGATCGCCACCCCGACGCAGTTCTCTCAGGGTGCCGAGGGGCTGCTGAACATCCAGCCGACGATCGACAACTTCGTCGAGGCGGTCACGCGCATCAACTTCGGCGCCTACGCGATGAACTCCCTCATCCTGGCCACGATCAGCTCGGTCCTCGGGACCGCCGCGAGCGCCACCGTCGGCTTCGCGTTCGCGCGACTGCGCGGCAAGGGTCAGAACGTGCTGTTCACGATCGTCGTCGCGACGATGATGATCCCCCACATCGCGCTGCTGATCCCGACGTACATGATGTTCTCGCGCGTGGGACTCGTCGGCACGTACTGGCCATGGGTGCTGTGGGGCCTCAGCGGCACGCCGTACCTCATCTTCCTGTTCCGCCAGTTCTTCACGGCGATCCCCCTCGAGCTCGAGGACGCCGCGATCATCGACGGCTGCGGCTGGGTGCGCACGTACGTGCAGATCTTCCTGCCGCTGGCGAAGCCCGTGCTGCTGACATCGCTGATCCTGTCGTTCACGTGGGCGTGGGGCGACTACCTCGCCCCAGCGCTGCTGCTGAACTACGACAACACGACGCTGGCGGTCGCCACCGCCGCCGGCTACATCGACCCGCGCGGAAACGGCCTGCCCACCATCCAGGCCGCCGGCGCGCTGCTGTACCTGATGCCCGTCGTCGTGCTGTTCCTGTTTGCGCAGAAGCAGTTCATGGGCTCCTCGGTCGGCTCGGGCGTGAAGGGCTGA
- a CDS encoding carbohydrate ABC transporter permease: MSSSTLAPVAAAGESRGRGWRRYRSSTFYAFASPWIIGFVVLTLAPIIYAFVVSLTNFDGVSPIWRFIGFRNYIEIFGDANVWAALIRTLAFTAIVVPLSVAGGLGLAILVNRRIRARGLVRAIFFIPSVVPIVAVAIMWRLIFNRDAGLLNFILQLFGGDKVTWLVDPYAFYALIIMMLWGMGGGMIISLAALQDVPVELEEAARIDGAGQWRIIRHIVIPLISPVLYFQVITGVIGTLQILVQPLLLAETSTIASSVNVPQSSTLYMVEVYNEFFYNQRFGYGAAMLWVFFIFILALTLILQRISKRVVFYQVGTEAD, translated from the coding sequence ATGAGCAGCTCCACGCTGGCTCCGGTCGCGGCCGCGGGCGAGTCCCGCGGCCGCGGCTGGCGCCGTTACCGCTCCTCCACGTTCTACGCATTCGCGTCACCGTGGATCATCGGCTTCGTCGTTCTGACACTGGCTCCGATCATCTACGCGTTCGTCGTGAGCCTCACGAACTTCGATGGGGTCTCGCCGATCTGGCGCTTCATCGGGTTCCGCAACTACATCGAGATCTTCGGCGACGCCAACGTATGGGCGGCGCTCATCCGCACCCTCGCCTTCACGGCGATCGTCGTGCCGCTCAGCGTCGCCGGCGGCCTGGGCCTCGCGATCCTCGTCAACCGCCGCATCCGGGCCCGCGGTCTCGTCCGCGCGATCTTCTTCATCCCGTCGGTCGTGCCGATCGTGGCTGTGGCCATCATGTGGCGCCTCATCTTCAACCGGGATGCCGGTCTTCTCAACTTCATCCTGCAGCTGTTCGGCGGCGACAAGGTCACGTGGCTCGTCGACCCGTACGCGTTCTACGCGCTCATCATCATGATGCTGTGGGGCATGGGCGGCGGCATGATCATCTCGCTCGCCGCCCTCCAGGACGTCCCGGTCGAGCTCGAGGAGGCCGCCCGCATCGACGGCGCCGGCCAATGGCGCATCATCCGGCACATCGTCATCCCGCTGATCTCGCCGGTCCTGTACTTCCAGGTCATCACGGGTGTGATCGGCACGCTCCAGATCCTCGTGCAGCCGCTGCTGCTCGCGGAGACGAGCACGATCGCCTCGTCGGTGAACGTGCCGCAGAGCTCGACGCTCTACATGGTCGAGGTCTACAACGAGTTCTTCTACAACCAGCGCTTCGGCTACGGCGCGGCGATGCTGTGGGTGTTCTTCATCTTCATCCTGGCGCTGACGCTCATCCTCCAGCGCATCAGCAAGCGCGTCGTCTTCTACCAGGTCGGCACGGAAGCGGATTAG
- a CDS encoding extracellular solute-binding protein, which yields MSEISKRSHRLLIGTGVALTGAMVALTGCSASGGASADGPTEVTVMYKSSEFTEDMIAAFEEENPDITISFIEYDQTRLNAMLASGDAPDLVRGGPNANLFAKGLATNLDDFLASSDVLNADLLLPANDAWRWDGSQVGTGSYYGIIKDWSPDATIWQNEALFEEAGVEPLDTVEVTSWDDVLEKAIELKDAGIEYPFGIEWQWGLGNLFLTMVAQQGGTVYTDGGAAVDLETPEAQRAISWLVDYGKAEVGPTSLNPLPDGQDAPTFVAGKMAMSMDGYWFGGNLQDEAAATVAETASMAPAPTFGERISPIFGGVGAWIPEASKHKDAAWTVMEYFMAGQPAADRATTGWGLPILESLWSELPTEEPYQQQAADAALIEAEYVVPLEQSQYAQGSQWDQVIDEQVTSAIKGEQSAEEAATAIQDQMNVYLAQSKDQLG from the coding sequence ATGTCCGAAATCAGCAAGCGGAGCCACCGGCTCCTGATCGGCACGGGCGTCGCGCTCACCGGCGCGATGGTCGCGCTCACGGGCTGCAGCGCTTCGGGCGGAGCCTCGGCCGACGGCCCGACCGAGGTGACCGTCATGTACAAGAGCAGCGAGTTCACCGAGGACATGATCGCGGCGTTCGAGGAGGAGAACCCCGACATCACGATCAGCTTCATCGAGTACGACCAGACGCGCCTGAACGCGATGCTCGCCTCGGGCGACGCTCCCGACCTCGTGCGCGGCGGCCCCAACGCGAACCTGTTCGCCAAGGGACTGGCCACCAACCTCGACGACTTCCTCGCCTCGAGCGACGTGCTCAACGCCGACCTGCTGCTCCCCGCCAACGACGCGTGGCGCTGGGACGGCTCGCAGGTCGGCACGGGCAGCTACTACGGCATCATCAAGGACTGGAGCCCCGACGCGACGATCTGGCAGAACGAGGCCCTGTTCGAGGAGGCCGGCGTCGAGCCGCTGGACACCGTCGAGGTCACGAGCTGGGACGACGTGCTCGAGAAGGCGATCGAGCTCAAGGACGCCGGCATCGAGTACCCGTTCGGCATCGAGTGGCAGTGGGGCCTGGGCAACCTGTTCCTCACGATGGTCGCCCAGCAGGGCGGCACGGTCTACACCGACGGCGGCGCCGCGGTCGACCTCGAGACCCCCGAGGCGCAGCGCGCGATCTCGTGGCTCGTCGACTACGGCAAGGCCGAGGTCGGTCCGACCTCGCTGAACCCGCTCCCCGACGGCCAGGACGCCCCGACGTTCGTCGCCGGCAAGATGGCGATGTCCATGGACGGCTACTGGTTCGGCGGCAACCTGCAGGACGAGGCGGCCGCGACGGTCGCCGAGACCGCCTCGATGGCCCCCGCGCCGACCTTCGGCGAGCGCATCAGCCCCATCTTCGGCGGCGTCGGCGCCTGGATCCCCGAGGCCTCGAAGCACAAGGACGCCGCATGGACCGTCATGGAGTACTTCATGGCCGGTCAGCCCGCGGCCGACCGCGCCACCACCGGCTGGGGTCTGCCGATCCTCGAGTCGCTGTGGTCGGAGCTGCCGACCGAGGAGCCCTACCAGCAGCAGGCCGCCGACGCCGCGCTCATCGAGGCCGAGTACGTCGTGCCGCTCGAGCAGTCGCAGTACGCGCAGGGCTCGCAGTGGGACCAGGTCATCGACGAGCAGGTCACGTCGGCCATCAAGGGCGAGCAGTCCGCTGAGGAAGCCGCCACGGCCATCCAGGACCAGATGAACGTCTACCTGGCTCAGAGCAAGGACCAGCTGGGCTGA
- a CDS encoding LacI family DNA-binding transcriptional regulator has translation MHEDSELAAETATTPSAVPSPDRVPTIHDVARVAGVSSGTVSRYLNGHKWVADTSAEAIKAAIDATGYRRNRFARSLATGRSSTAVFLLTEPQDRLFGDPNYPILLREITTALADRGITLVLMTASEDDERRRVMDFVRGGHIQGVLLVSSHVDDPMTEQLARAGVPTVSCGRPIGWESSIASVAADDRAGARIATEHLITLGRRRIGFITGPLDISGAIDRLDGYTDALAAAGIPLDPALIAHGDWLNVSGRAAMTELLTTAPDIDAVFASNDLMASGAITTLRAAGRTVPGDVAVVGFDDSGLAATTDPPLTTMRQPFAEISREMVRLLTERVPGEAPAVTLPALLVTRESSAAL, from the coding sequence ATGCACGAAGACAGCGAGCTGGCGGCGGAGACCGCCACCACGCCGAGCGCAGTGCCCTCCCCCGACCGGGTGCCGACGATCCACGACGTCGCCCGCGTCGCCGGCGTCTCGTCCGGCACGGTGTCCCGCTACCTCAACGGACACAAGTGGGTGGCCGATACCAGCGCCGAAGCGATCAAGGCGGCGATCGACGCGACGGGCTACCGCCGCAACCGCTTCGCCCGCTCGCTCGCGACCGGCCGCAGCTCGACCGCGGTCTTCCTTCTCACCGAGCCGCAGGACCGGCTCTTCGGCGACCCCAACTACCCGATCCTGCTCCGCGAGATCACGACGGCGCTCGCAGATCGCGGCATCACCCTCGTGCTCATGACGGCCAGTGAGGACGACGAGCGCCGGCGCGTGATGGACTTCGTGCGCGGCGGGCACATCCAGGGTGTGCTCCTGGTGTCGTCGCACGTCGACGACCCGATGACCGAGCAGCTCGCCCGGGCGGGCGTGCCGACCGTCAGCTGCGGCCGTCCGATCGGGTGGGAATCCTCGATCGCCAGTGTGGCGGCCGACGATCGCGCCGGAGCCCGCATCGCGACCGAGCACCTCATCACCCTCGGCCGTCGCCGCATCGGCTTCATCACCGGCCCCCTCGACATCAGCGGCGCGATCGACCGGCTCGACGGCTACACCGACGCGCTCGCCGCCGCCGGCATCCCGCTCGACCCCGCTCTGATCGCGCACGGCGACTGGCTGAACGTCAGCGGCCGTGCGGCGATGACCGAGCTTCTGACCACGGCGCCCGACATCGACGCCGTCTTCGCCTCGAACGACCTCATGGCGTCGGGCGCGATCACCACACTCCGCGCCGCCGGACGCACCGTGCCCGGCGACGTGGCGGTCGTCGGATTCGACGACTCGGGGCTGGCTGCCACCACGGACCCGCCCCTCACGACCATGCGTCAGCCCTTCGCCGAGATCAGCCGCGAGATGGTGCGGCTGCTCACCGAGCGAGTCCCGGGCGAAGCGCCGGCCGTGACCCTTCCCGCACTCCTGGTCACCCGCGAATCGAGTGCGGCTTTATGA
- a CDS encoding beta-galactosidase codes for MSEPGTAVSALTLRASATAGAELRPRMANDEDVRPGLELTSRRIVRNGRTWIPVSGEMHYSRVPRERWEQRLRQMAAGGITVVATYVPWIHHAPDDARASFDGNLDVAAFVDLARAQGLEVVLRIGPWVHGEIRNGGFPDWVQDAPVAHRTDDPAYLALVRAWWEQLGAALEGRCEPGTVLGIQLENELYDQPGHLVTLKRLARECGMSAPLWTATAWGGAQLPPEEVFPLYGGYADGFWVDPQAPWDATFRDHFFFSDVWDDPGIGADVRDGEAGDDRVPLSEWFPPATCELGGGMATAYHRRPLPTGRDVATVGHCKIGNGSAWQGYFMYVGGTNPRRGLQESHASGYPNDMPQLGYDFHAPVGESGRLGDGHAELRAQNAFLAAFGPMLDAKSSHLPDVRPSGVEDSETLRWAYRGDRDGGFLFVAWHQPHVPLAAYRAASFKLDLGDAVLRLPSAPIDIPAGTLARWPVHLATGGVRIEWLTASALTLLEGSVPTFVAVAEQDVPVELALGGGAVIEGAHELVDEGGDRVVARLEPSREPVRLVASGGAVDLLVLPAEEARRTWVPQDATGRARRLILADDEITWDADGRVELRTAAEHPGAASYDPIARAFTPLVVQYSDGIAQTRAVLVEPQLPAGDGRPRGYGSHDGRPSAPGDDVIAAFSAEYRLIVPEDAIDSDACLEVAWAGDVADLCVDGRIVADRFWDGSRWRVNCHDAGIVPGVDVVLRILPLAKDSIVHVPEAAQARRDAVAGDLLGVDEVRLTRRALWREGRAG; via the coding sequence ATGTCCGAACCTGGAACAGCCGTATCCGCCCTGACGCTGCGCGCGTCCGCGACGGCGGGCGCGGAGCTGCGCCCGCGCATGGCGAACGACGAGGATGTGCGTCCGGGTCTGGAGCTCACGAGTCGCCGGATCGTGCGCAACGGGCGGACATGGATCCCGGTCTCGGGCGAGATGCACTACTCGCGCGTGCCGCGCGAGCGGTGGGAGCAGCGCCTCCGCCAGATGGCCGCCGGAGGCATCACGGTCGTGGCGACCTACGTGCCGTGGATCCACCACGCCCCCGATGACGCACGGGCCTCGTTCGACGGCAACCTCGATGTCGCGGCCTTCGTCGACCTCGCCCGCGCGCAGGGGCTCGAGGTCGTCCTCCGCATCGGTCCGTGGGTGCACGGCGAGATCCGCAACGGCGGGTTCCCGGACTGGGTGCAGGACGCCCCCGTCGCGCATCGCACGGACGACCCCGCCTACCTCGCGCTCGTGCGGGCGTGGTGGGAGCAGCTCGGCGCCGCCCTCGAGGGACGCTGCGAGCCGGGCACCGTGCTCGGGATCCAGCTCGAGAACGAGCTCTACGACCAGCCCGGCCACCTCGTGACCCTCAAGCGCCTCGCGCGCGAGTGCGGCATGTCGGCTCCGCTGTGGACCGCGACCGCGTGGGGTGGCGCGCAACTGCCGCCCGAGGAGGTCTTCCCGCTGTACGGCGGGTACGCCGACGGCTTCTGGGTGGATCCGCAGGCTCCGTGGGACGCCACGTTCCGTGACCACTTCTTCTTCTCGGACGTGTGGGACGACCCCGGGATCGGGGCGGACGTGCGCGACGGCGAGGCGGGGGACGACCGCGTCCCGCTGTCGGAGTGGTTCCCGCCCGCGACGTGCGAGCTCGGCGGCGGCATGGCCACGGCATACCACCGGCGCCCCCTGCCGACGGGGCGCGATGTGGCGACCGTGGGGCACTGCAAGATCGGCAACGGCTCGGCGTGGCAGGGGTACTTCATGTACGTCGGCGGGACCAACCCGCGCCGCGGCCTGCAGGAGTCGCACGCGAGCGGGTACCCCAACGACATGCCGCAGCTCGGCTACGACTTCCATGCGCCGGTCGGCGAATCCGGCCGCCTCGGCGACGGCCACGCCGAGCTGCGCGCGCAGAACGCGTTCCTCGCGGCGTTCGGGCCGATGCTCGATGCGAAGAGCTCGCACCTGCCCGATGTGCGTCCCTCCGGCGTCGAGGACTCAGAGACGCTGCGCTGGGCGTACCGCGGCGATCGTGACGGAGGGTTCCTGTTCGTCGCGTGGCATCAGCCGCACGTGCCGCTGGCCGCCTACCGCGCCGCGTCGTTCAAGCTCGATCTGGGCGATGCGGTCCTGCGCCTGCCGTCGGCCCCGATCGACATCCCCGCGGGCACCCTCGCACGCTGGCCGGTCCACCTGGCGACCGGCGGCGTGCGCATCGAGTGGCTCACGGCATCCGCCCTCACGCTGCTCGAGGGGTCCGTGCCGACCTTCGTCGCCGTCGCCGAGCAGGACGTGCCGGTCGAACTGGCCCTCGGGGGCGGCGCCGTGATCGAGGGCGCCCACGAACTCGTCGACGAGGGCGGCGACCGCGTCGTCGCGCGCCTCGAGCCGTCGCGCGAACCCGTGCGGCTCGTCGCGTCCGGCGGTGCCGTGGACCTGCTCGTCCTCCCCGCCGAGGAAGCGCGGCGAACCTGGGTTCCGCAGGATGCCACCGGCCGCGCGCGCCGCCTGATCCTGGCCGATGACGAGATCACCTGGGATGCGGACGGGCGCGTCGAGCTGCGCACCGCGGCCGAGCATCCCGGCGCCGCCTCGTACGACCCGATCGCGCGGGCATTCACGCCGCTCGTCGTGCAGTACAGCGATGGGATCGCGCAGACTCGCGCCGTCCTCGTCGAACCTCAGCTGCCCGCGGGCGACGGCCGACCACGCGGGTACGGCTCGCACGACGGGCGACCCTCGGCGCCCGGCGACGACGTGATCGCAGCGTTCTCGGCCGAGTACCGCCTGATCGTCCCCGAGGACGCGATCGACTCCGACGCGTGCCTCGAGGTCGCGTGGGCGGGTGACGTCGCCGACCTGTGTGTGGACGGACGCATCGTCGCCGATCGGTTCTGGGACGGATCCCGCTGGCGCGTCAACTGCCACGACGCGGGCATCGTCCCCGGGGTCGACGTCGTGCTTCGGATTCTGCCCCTCGCGAAGGACTCGATCGTGCACGTTCCCGAGGCGGCGCAGGCGCGGCGTGACGCTGTCGCGGGCGACCTGCTCGGCGTCGACGAGGTGCGGCTCACCCGACGGGCGCTGTGGCGCGAGGGCCGCGCCGGCTGA